A single genomic interval of Puntigrus tetrazona isolate hp1 chromosome 1, ASM1883169v1, whole genome shotgun sequence harbors:
- the si:dkey-92j12.5 gene encoding multiple PDZ domain protein isoform X1, with translation MMDTKRALLAVERLQQRLKKKGELPAEEKLSLLKSVLQSPLFHQILNMQENGQQCEQLQVSPRPPASQSMSDDADGVSTSHHACNLRYRDSYLSAQRRNDRCRYFNHVTFAPFITEDISLLQSMAQGRTVLSFDLEKGESALGISIIGLETESIGGHGIFIQKIEPDSVACSDGRLHEGDQILAVNGKLFESSVTQEQAVQVLQEAAPVVTVIIAREPTPSFSAPQTSHTLPKNLSGLNRRFSPRQIHHIDLQNDGPGLGFGIIGGRSTGTMVKTILPKGVAGKDGRLRSGDLLLRIGDVDVSSMGSDEVARELRLAGSYVRLIIARETTDGDLSPSIAQQQYTQKKQDLEKKEKDFGVRFSNNKNGLGVNISKSLNNLDKESRGFEVRSIHIGDGIVSKAEEILLTGQQVQIAVHRMGSASGTQTTPSMSTISQRPLTPLGLLPPPLPPCLPEPKPVLPPRKVFYTERRDLNFNRECIESTQTCDLESSMKKRNQSLFCKLSDEEEEKLKEKWQSKLGPQYEVMVSLVQKFTESSGLGLSLETKEGHHYIRSILPEGPIGQTGIIRPGDELLEVNRLSLIGETHKEVVSLLRELPVNVCVVCSRFILPTVGEEEDDDDDDVQLSLKDLLAEFNEKAEQKSFGGLFSRREDEWKTEAPVLSHQAMWENEIQVYELQKGDSGLGFSILDYQDPMNPGRTVIVIRSLVAGGLAERDGRLLPGDRLMFVNGTDLSHASLAQAVHVLKGTAVGTVRIGVTKPLAENDIQDTEADITGSCHSERNNQHGTLQTNSHSQNSKMEADAINASIPSSGYERTITIVRGNSSLGMTVSALRDGSGMIIRSVVHGGSISKDGRLAVGDGIVAINGESTTNLTNAQARAMLRRHSLIGPDLSVTYVPAAFLDMHRACYAQSKEETELHRTATVQPKHAQKLPFKPLECISEQQSTVDGKEVNGNTQRGAEENEETDNRNQNKPRESNERLERAQKVVNDRPVLQSENRQRRREKDRRKDEEEMHGKDQSSWSQPRRVTLFRAGGACLGFSVVGGRGMGSRLSNGEMKRGIFVKHIAEDSPAARNSTLKEGDRILQVQGVDVSDFTHEEAVETIRRAEDKVELLVQSPQFSTPEDCSEDDKRTDVSKSNSPNHQEPETLNSLSPTYPFSPIPFKRTEDCKLWKPPHLAPPLLKLPCRQVDTETDGVQRVPERPPLPEEAAHHHSEQQQAFYWSRMQQRYGSLPGELHMFDLDCGSRGSGLGLCLSGNRDGARGRMSVHVSEIKADGAAAADGRVRVGDELLEINGQVLYGRSHQNATAIINNAPDKVRILLTRNKAEQKQMTTGPAKEKDNCPAVSPAMPINKIREVQHLALPQDGRISREDKLKSRSSESLNTALPAPVNATSNHKPSCHPASHMSPSNCTPPSSGISSANESVRSTANQSTSYFTQSSVSSDPLTCPIIPGFINTIDICKGTTGLGLSIVGGCNTVLGAIVIHEVNKDGAAHRDGRLRAGDHILEVNGIDLRMATHEEALSVLRLSPQRVRLCIYRDPVTENHSTHQKHTPEDMWDLFSVELDLKTGQGLGIGTVGKRNDTGIFVSEITRGGAADVDGRLLLGDQILSVNGEDIRAASQDYASALLQSCSGPVLLEVARFKSSHYSYGEQVGELDVPLLSSLSTDDSVDGNVDIRTVTVQKHEFESVELRSRGAREDSGIYISNLDPTIPAAHAGLLQLGARVISINGTSAERLSVTEASTLLRNSSGAVTLQLMPNGCADGAKIGKDRSSFIQSSPGLSENYNTHNHQSSPQFQTIALERGSAGLGFSIVGGFGSSHGDLPIYVKNIFPKGAAVEDGRLRRGDQLLTVNGQSLEGVTHSEAVELLRQTSGTVTLQVLSKPLSRC, from the exons GTCTCCCCCCGACCTCCTGCTTCTCAGTCTATGAGTGATGATGCAGATGGTGTGAGCACGTCCCACCACGCGTGCAATCTGAGATACAGAGACTCCTACCTCTCAGCCCAGCGGCGCAATGACCGATGTCGATACTTCAATCATGTGACTTTTGCCCCTTTCATCACAGAGGACATTTCACTGCTGCAGTCCATGGCCCAG GGACGGACTGTGCTTAGTTTTGACCTGGAGAAGGGTGAAAGTGCTTTAGGCATCAGCATTATTGGTCTGGAGACTGAAAGCATTGGAGGTCACGGTATCTTCATACAGAAGATTGAGCCTGATTCTGTAGCGTGCAG TGACGGACGTCTGCATGAGGGCGATCAGATTCTAGCAGTGAATGGAAAGCTGTTTGAATCCTCTGTAACACAGGAACAAGCTGTCCAGGTCCTTCAGGAAGCTGCTCCTGTGGTAACCGTAATTATAGCCAGAGAGCCAACCCCATCATTCAGCGCCCCACAGACGAGCCACACTCTTCCCAAAAATCTCTCTGGCCTTAATCGTCGATTTAGT CCTCGACAAATTCATCATATAGATCTGCAGAATGACGGACCGGGTCTAGGCTTTGGCATCATTGGAGGGAGGAGCACTGGCACCATGGTTAAAACCATCCTACCTAAAGGTGTAGCTGGAAAG GATGGGAGATTGCGCAGTGGCGATCTTCTCCTCAGAATTGGAGATGTGGACGTGTCCTCCATGGGCAGTGATGAAGTGGCACGGGAGCTCCGTCTCGCTGGTTCCTATGTGAGACTTATCATTGCCAGGGAAACCACTGATGGTGACCTCTCACCTTCCATCGCCCAGCAACAGTACACTCAaaagaaacag GATttagagaaaaaggaaaaagatttCGGCGTCAGattcagcaacaacaaaaacggTTTGGGCGTCAACATCTCCAAATCTCTGAATAACCTGGACAAAG AGTCCAGAGGATTTGAAGTAAGGAGCATTCACATTGGAGATGGCATCGTTTCC AAAGCGGAGGAGATCCTGCTCACTGGCCAACAAGTGCAGATCGCTGTTCACAGAATGGGCTCAGCGTCTGGAACACAAACTACCCCCAGTATGTCCACAATCTCTCAGAGACCCTTAACCCCTCTGGGCCTCCTTCCCCCTCCACTGCCTCCATGTCTACCAGAGCCAAAGCCAGTTCTGCCCCCAAGGAAAGTTTTCTATACTGAACGCCGGGACCTCAACTTCAACAGAGAGTGCA TTGAGTCAACGCAAACCTGTGATTTAGAGTCCAGTATGAAGAAAAGAAACCAGTCCTTGT tttgcaAACTGtctgatgaagaggaggagaaatTGAAGGAGAAGTGGCAAAGCAAACTGGGTCCTCAATATGAAGTCATG GTGTCGCTGGTGCAGAAGTTCACTGAGAGCAGCGGTCTTGGTCTGAGTTTGGAGACTAAGGAAGGTCACCACTATATCCGCTCCATACTTCCAGAGGGTCCGATTGGACAGACGGGAATCATACGGCCCGGAGACGAGCTGCTAGAG GTGAACAGGCTTTCTCTGATTGGAGAGACACATAAGGAAGTTGTGAGCTTGCTGAGGGAACTTCCTGTGAATGTTTGTGTGGTTTGCAGTCGTTTCATCCTACCCACAGTcggagaggaagaggatgatgatgatgacgatgtaCAACTCTCACTCAAGGACCTACTAGCAGAATTTAATGAAAAG GCAGAGCAGAAGTCATTCGGGGGTCTCTTTTCACGCAGAGAGGATGAATGGAAGACAGAGGCTCCTGTGCTATCCCATCAGGCCATGTGGGAGAACGAGATACAAGTCTATGAGCTGCAGAAAGGCGATTCTGGCCTGGGATTCAGTATACTAGACtaccag GACCCCATGAACCCAGGGCGCACTGTGATAGTGATCCGCTCTCTTGTAGCAGGCGGCTTGGCAGAGAGAGATGGCCGCTTGTTGCCAGGCGACCGGTTGATGTTCGTGAACGGGACTGACTTGAGCCACGCGAGTCTGGCTCAGGCCGTTCATGTCCTGAAGGGCACTGCTGTGGGCACCGTACGAATCGGAGTCACCAAACCATTAGCG GAAAATGACATTCAGGACACAGAAGCTGATATAACAGGCAGCTGCCACTCAGAGCGTAACAACCAGCACGGCACTTTGCAG ACAAATTCCCACTCTCAGAACAGCAAGATGGAGGCTGATGCTATTAATGCATCCATCCCCTCAAGTGGCTATGAGAGAACCATAACTATAGTCAGGGGAAACTCCAGTCTGG gaatGACAGTGAGTGCCTTAAGGGATGGTTCAGGCATGATAATCCGCTCTGTGGTTCATGGCGGGTCAATCAGTAAAGACGGGAGACTGGCAGTGGGGGATGGAATTGTTGCCATCAATGGAGAATCCACCACCAACCTGACCAATGCACAAGCCAGAGCCATGCTACGCAGACATTCACTGATCGGACCTGATCTCAg TGTGACTTACGTGCCTGCTGCTTTCCTGGACATGCACAGAGCCTGCTATGCCCAATCAAAAGAGGAAACAGAACTACACAGAACAGCTACCGTCCAACCCAAACACGCACAAAAGCTGCCTTTTAAACCCCT AGAATGCATTTCTGAACAGCAAAGTACCGTGGACGGTAAGGAAGTAAATGGAAACACCCAAAGAGGTGCAGAAGAGAATGAAGAAACAGATAACCGCAATCAAAATAAACCAAGAGAAAGCAACGAAAGACTTGAAAGAGCCCAAAAGGTGGTGAATGACAGACCGGTCTTGCAGAGTGAGAACAGACAAAGACGGAGGgaaaaagacagaagaaaagatGAAGAAGAGATGCATGGGAAGGATCAAAGTTCATGGAGTCAGCCTAGAAG AGTAACGTTATTCAGGGCTGGGGGCGCATGTCTTGGCTTCAGTGTGGTGGGGGGTCGTGGTATGGGCAGCAGACTGAGCAATGGAGAAATGAAACGGGGCATCTTCGTAAAACACATCGCAGAAGACAGTCCAGCTGCACGAAACAGCACTTTGAAAGAAGGAGATCGAATTCTTCAG GTTCAAGGTGTGGATGTGAGTGATTTTACTCATGAAGAAGCCGTGGAGACGATCCGTAGAGCAGAAGACAAAGTAGAGCTACTAGTGCAGAGTCCTCAG TTTTCAACTCCTGAAGACTGCTCTGAAGATGACAAGAGGACAGATGTGTCAAAATCAAATTCTCCAAATCATCAG GAACCCGAGACCCTGAATAGTCTCTCCCCAACATACCCCTTCAGTCCTATTCCCTTTAAG CGCACAGAAGACTGCAAGTTGTGGAAGCCTCCACATTTAGCGCCCCCCCTCCTGAAACTGCCCTGCAGGCAAGTCGACACAGAAACAGATGGAGTGCAGAGGGTTCCAGAGAGACCACCCCTGCCAGAAGAGGCTGCACATCATCACAGCGAGCAGCAGCAGGCCTTTTACTGGA GCCGCATGCAGCAGAGGTATGGCAGTCTGCCTGGAGAGCTGCACATGTTTGATCTGGACTGCGGCTCGCGCGGCTCTGGGCTGGGATTGTGTTTGTCAGGAAACAGAGATGGAGCCCGTGGTAGAATGAGTGTGCACGTGTCAGAGATCAAAGCAGACGGGGCCGCCGCGGCAGATGGTCGGGTCAGAGTGGGAGATGAACTACTGGAG ataaATGGACAAGTTCTGTATGGACGCAGCCATCAGAATGCAACGGCAATCATCAACAATGCTCCAGATAAAGTCAGGATTCTGCTCACAAG GAATAAAGCTGAACAGAAACAAATGACTACAGGACCGGCAAAGGAG AAGGACAACTGTCCCGCTGTCTCTCCTGCCATGCCCATTAATAAGATCAGAGAAGTCCAACATTTAGCTTTGCCACAG GATGGAAGGATCAGCAGAGAAGATAAACTGAAGTCTCGCTCCTCAGAGAGCCTGAACACTGCTCTTCCTGCTCCGGTCAATGCCACATCCAATCATAAGCCCTCCTGTCATCCTGCCAGTCACATGTCCCCCAGCAACTGTACTCCTCCGTCATCTGGCATTTCATCAGCTAATGAGAGCGTTCGCTCcacggccaatcagagcacttCTTACTTTACCCAGTCTTCTGTGAGCTCTGACCCCCTAACATGTCCCATCATACCTGGCTTTATAAATACCATTGATATCTGCAAAGGAACCACAGGACTCGGACTCAGCATAGTAGGAGGCTGCAATACAGTACTG GGAGCAATAGTGATTCATGAAGTGAATAAGGACGGCGCGGCTCACAGAGATGGTCGCTTGCGGGCAGGAGATCATATACTGGAG GTGAATGGCATTGATCTGAGAATGGCCACTCATGAGGAGGCCTTGAGCGTCCTGCGCTTGAGTCCGCAGCGCGTGAGGCTGTGCATCTACAGAGACCCTGTGACAGAAAACCACTCCACGCACCAGAAGCACACGCCTGAAGACATGTGGGACCTCTTCAGCGTGGAACTGGACCTCAAAACAGGACAGGGACTGGGGATTGGCACGGTGGGGAAAAG GAACGACACTGGAATCTTTGTGTCTGAGATAACAAGGGGAGGGGCTGCAGACGTGGATGGAAGACTGTTGCTAGGTGACCAGATTTTGTCTGTGAATGGAGAGGACATCCGAGCTGCGTCACAGGACTATGCAAGCGCACTACTGCAG agCTGTAGTGGGCCCGTGCTGTTGGAGGTGGCTCGTTTTAAATCATCACACTACTCATATGGAGAGCAG GTGGGTGAGCTGGATGTCCCTCTCCTCTCATCTCTCAGCACAGATGATT CTGTGGATGGAAATGTGGATATCAGAACTGTCACCGTTCAGAAG CATGAATTTGAGTCTGTGGAGTTGAGATCGAGAGGCGCTCGGGAAGATTCAGGGATTTATATCTCCAACCTGGACCCCACCATACCTGCGGCACACGCGGGACTTCTGCAG CTGGGTGCCAGGGTCATCAGCATTAACGGTACATCAGCTGAACGTCTCTCAGTTACGGAGGCAAGCACTCTCCTGAGAAACAGCAGTGGAGCCGTCACACTGCAG cTGATGCCAAATGGATGTGCAGATGGAGCTAAGATCGGTAAAGATCGGTCATCTTTCATTCAATCCTCACCTGGACTCTCAGAAAATTACAATACCCACAATCACCAGAG ttcTCCTCAGTTCCAGACTATCGCTCTTGAACGTGGCTCTGCTGGGCTTGGCTTCAGTATTGTAGGAGGATTCGGCAGTTCCCATGGCGACTTGCCCATCTATGTCAAGAACATATTTCCCAAG GGAGCCGCGGTGGAGGACGGGCGTCTGCGTCGCGGGGATCAGCTGTTGACAGTAAACGGACAGAGTCTGGAGGGGGTCACTCACTCTGAAGCCGTCGAGCTCCTTAGGCAAACCAGCGGGACAGTTACACTACAAGTACTCTCAAAACCACTTTCGAGATGCTGA
- the si:dkey-92j12.5 gene encoding multiple PDZ domain protein isoform X2, which translates to MMDTKRALLAVERLQQRLKKKGELPAEEKLSLLKSVLQSPLFHQILNMQENGQQCEQLQVSPRPPASQSMSDDADGVSTSHHACNLRYRDSYLSAQRRNDRCRYFNHVTFAPFITEDISLLQSMAQGRTVLSFDLEKGESALGISIIGLETESIGGHGIFIQKIEPDSVACSDGRLHEGDQILAVNGKLFESSVTQEQAVQVLQEAAPVVTVIIAREPTPSFSAPQTSHTLPKNLSGLNRRFSPRQIHHIDLQNDGPGLGFGIIGGRSTGTMVKTILPKGVAGKDGRLRSGDLLLRIGDVDVSSMGSDEVARELRLAGSYVRLIIARETTDGDLSPSIAQQQYTQKKQDLEKKEKDFGVRFSNNKNGLGVNISKSLNNLDKESRGFEVRSIHIGDGIVSKAEEILLTGQQVQIAVHRMGSASGTQTTPSMSTISQRPLTPLGLLPPPLPPCLPEPKPVLPPRKVFYTERRDLNFNRECIESTQTCDLESSMKKRNQSLFCKLSDEEEEKLKEKWQSKLGPQYEVMVSLVQKFTESSGLGLSLETKEGHHYIRSILPEGPIGQTGIIRPGDELLEVNRLSLIGETHKEVVSLLRELPVNVCVVCSRFILPTVGEEEDDDDDDVQLSLKDLLAEFNEKAEQKSFGGLFSRREDEWKTEAPVLSHQAMWENEIQVYELQKGDSGLGFSILDYQDPMNPGRTVIVIRSLVAGGLAERDGRLLPGDRLMFVNGTDLSHASLAQAVHVLKGTAVGTVRIGVTKPLATNSHSQNSKMEADAINASIPSSGYERTITIVRGNSSLGMTVSALRDGSGMIIRSVVHGGSISKDGRLAVGDGIVAINGESTTNLTNAQARAMLRRHSLIGPDLSVTYVPAAFLDMHRACYAQSKEETELHRTATVQPKHAQKLPFKPLECISEQQSTVDGKEVNGNTQRGAEENEETDNRNQNKPRESNERLERAQKVVNDRPVLQSENRQRRREKDRRKDEEEMHGKDQSSWSQPRRVTLFRAGGACLGFSVVGGRGMGSRLSNGEMKRGIFVKHIAEDSPAARNSTLKEGDRILQVQGVDVSDFTHEEAVETIRRAEDKVELLVQSPQFSTPEDCSEDDKRTDVSKSNSPNHQEPETLNSLSPTYPFSPIPFKRTEDCKLWKPPHLAPPLLKLPCRQVDTETDGVQRVPERPPLPEEAAHHHSEQQQAFYWSRMQQRYGSLPGELHMFDLDCGSRGSGLGLCLSGNRDGARGRMSVHVSEIKADGAAAADGRVRVGDELLEINGQVLYGRSHQNATAIINNAPDKVRILLTRNKAEQKQMTTGPAKEKDNCPAVSPAMPINKIREVQHLALPQDGRISREDKLKSRSSESLNTALPAPVNATSNHKPSCHPASHMSPSNCTPPSSGISSANESVRSTANQSTSYFTQSSVSSDPLTCPIIPGFINTIDICKGTTGLGLSIVGGCNTVLGAIVIHEVNKDGAAHRDGRLRAGDHILEVNGIDLRMATHEEALSVLRLSPQRVRLCIYRDPVTENHSTHQKHTPEDMWDLFSVELDLKTGQGLGIGTVGKRNDTGIFVSEITRGGAADVDGRLLLGDQILSVNGEDIRAASQDYASALLQSCSGPVLLEVARFKSSHYSYGEQVGELDVPLLSSLSTDDSVDGNVDIRTVTVQKHEFESVELRSRGAREDSGIYISNLDPTIPAAHAGLLQLGARVISINGTSAERLSVTEASTLLRNSSGAVTLQLMPNGCADGAKIGKDRSSFIQSSPGLSENYNTHNHQSSPQFQTIALERGSAGLGFSIVGGFGSSHGDLPIYVKNIFPKGAAVEDGRLRRGDQLLTVNGQSLEGVTHSEAVELLRQTSGTVTLQVLSKPLSRC; encoded by the exons GTCTCCCCCCGACCTCCTGCTTCTCAGTCTATGAGTGATGATGCAGATGGTGTGAGCACGTCCCACCACGCGTGCAATCTGAGATACAGAGACTCCTACCTCTCAGCCCAGCGGCGCAATGACCGATGTCGATACTTCAATCATGTGACTTTTGCCCCTTTCATCACAGAGGACATTTCACTGCTGCAGTCCATGGCCCAG GGACGGACTGTGCTTAGTTTTGACCTGGAGAAGGGTGAAAGTGCTTTAGGCATCAGCATTATTGGTCTGGAGACTGAAAGCATTGGAGGTCACGGTATCTTCATACAGAAGATTGAGCCTGATTCTGTAGCGTGCAG TGACGGACGTCTGCATGAGGGCGATCAGATTCTAGCAGTGAATGGAAAGCTGTTTGAATCCTCTGTAACACAGGAACAAGCTGTCCAGGTCCTTCAGGAAGCTGCTCCTGTGGTAACCGTAATTATAGCCAGAGAGCCAACCCCATCATTCAGCGCCCCACAGACGAGCCACACTCTTCCCAAAAATCTCTCTGGCCTTAATCGTCGATTTAGT CCTCGACAAATTCATCATATAGATCTGCAGAATGACGGACCGGGTCTAGGCTTTGGCATCATTGGAGGGAGGAGCACTGGCACCATGGTTAAAACCATCCTACCTAAAGGTGTAGCTGGAAAG GATGGGAGATTGCGCAGTGGCGATCTTCTCCTCAGAATTGGAGATGTGGACGTGTCCTCCATGGGCAGTGATGAAGTGGCACGGGAGCTCCGTCTCGCTGGTTCCTATGTGAGACTTATCATTGCCAGGGAAACCACTGATGGTGACCTCTCACCTTCCATCGCCCAGCAACAGTACACTCAaaagaaacag GATttagagaaaaaggaaaaagatttCGGCGTCAGattcagcaacaacaaaaacggTTTGGGCGTCAACATCTCCAAATCTCTGAATAACCTGGACAAAG AGTCCAGAGGATTTGAAGTAAGGAGCATTCACATTGGAGATGGCATCGTTTCC AAAGCGGAGGAGATCCTGCTCACTGGCCAACAAGTGCAGATCGCTGTTCACAGAATGGGCTCAGCGTCTGGAACACAAACTACCCCCAGTATGTCCACAATCTCTCAGAGACCCTTAACCCCTCTGGGCCTCCTTCCCCCTCCACTGCCTCCATGTCTACCAGAGCCAAAGCCAGTTCTGCCCCCAAGGAAAGTTTTCTATACTGAACGCCGGGACCTCAACTTCAACAGAGAGTGCA TTGAGTCAACGCAAACCTGTGATTTAGAGTCCAGTATGAAGAAAAGAAACCAGTCCTTGT tttgcaAACTGtctgatgaagaggaggagaaatTGAAGGAGAAGTGGCAAAGCAAACTGGGTCCTCAATATGAAGTCATG GTGTCGCTGGTGCAGAAGTTCACTGAGAGCAGCGGTCTTGGTCTGAGTTTGGAGACTAAGGAAGGTCACCACTATATCCGCTCCATACTTCCAGAGGGTCCGATTGGACAGACGGGAATCATACGGCCCGGAGACGAGCTGCTAGAG GTGAACAGGCTTTCTCTGATTGGAGAGACACATAAGGAAGTTGTGAGCTTGCTGAGGGAACTTCCTGTGAATGTTTGTGTGGTTTGCAGTCGTTTCATCCTACCCACAGTcggagaggaagaggatgatgatgatgacgatgtaCAACTCTCACTCAAGGACCTACTAGCAGAATTTAATGAAAAG GCAGAGCAGAAGTCATTCGGGGGTCTCTTTTCACGCAGAGAGGATGAATGGAAGACAGAGGCTCCTGTGCTATCCCATCAGGCCATGTGGGAGAACGAGATACAAGTCTATGAGCTGCAGAAAGGCGATTCTGGCCTGGGATTCAGTATACTAGACtaccag GACCCCATGAACCCAGGGCGCACTGTGATAGTGATCCGCTCTCTTGTAGCAGGCGGCTTGGCAGAGAGAGATGGCCGCTTGTTGCCAGGCGACCGGTTGATGTTCGTGAACGGGACTGACTTGAGCCACGCGAGTCTGGCTCAGGCCGTTCATGTCCTGAAGGGCACTGCTGTGGGCACCGTACGAATCGGAGTCACCAAACCATTAGCG ACAAATTCCCACTCTCAGAACAGCAAGATGGAGGCTGATGCTATTAATGCATCCATCCCCTCAAGTGGCTATGAGAGAACCATAACTATAGTCAGGGGAAACTCCAGTCTGG gaatGACAGTGAGTGCCTTAAGGGATGGTTCAGGCATGATAATCCGCTCTGTGGTTCATGGCGGGTCAATCAGTAAAGACGGGAGACTGGCAGTGGGGGATGGAATTGTTGCCATCAATGGAGAATCCACCACCAACCTGACCAATGCACAAGCCAGAGCCATGCTACGCAGACATTCACTGATCGGACCTGATCTCAg TGTGACTTACGTGCCTGCTGCTTTCCTGGACATGCACAGAGCCTGCTATGCCCAATCAAAAGAGGAAACAGAACTACACAGAACAGCTACCGTCCAACCCAAACACGCACAAAAGCTGCCTTTTAAACCCCT AGAATGCATTTCTGAACAGCAAAGTACCGTGGACGGTAAGGAAGTAAATGGAAACACCCAAAGAGGTGCAGAAGAGAATGAAGAAACAGATAACCGCAATCAAAATAAACCAAGAGAAAGCAACGAAAGACTTGAAAGAGCCCAAAAGGTGGTGAATGACAGACCGGTCTTGCAGAGTGAGAACAGACAAAGACGGAGGgaaaaagacagaagaaaagatGAAGAAGAGATGCATGGGAAGGATCAAAGTTCATGGAGTCAGCCTAGAAG AGTAACGTTATTCAGGGCTGGGGGCGCATGTCTTGGCTTCAGTGTGGTGGGGGGTCGTGGTATGGGCAGCAGACTGAGCAATGGAGAAATGAAACGGGGCATCTTCGTAAAACACATCGCAGAAGACAGTCCAGCTGCACGAAACAGCACTTTGAAAGAAGGAGATCGAATTCTTCAG GTTCAAGGTGTGGATGTGAGTGATTTTACTCATGAAGAAGCCGTGGAGACGATCCGTAGAGCAGAAGACAAAGTAGAGCTACTAGTGCAGAGTCCTCAG TTTTCAACTCCTGAAGACTGCTCTGAAGATGACAAGAGGACAGATGTGTCAAAATCAAATTCTCCAAATCATCAG GAACCCGAGACCCTGAATAGTCTCTCCCCAACATACCCCTTCAGTCCTATTCCCTTTAAG CGCACAGAAGACTGCAAGTTGTGGAAGCCTCCACATTTAGCGCCCCCCCTCCTGAAACTGCCCTGCAGGCAAGTCGACACAGAAACAGATGGAGTGCAGAGGGTTCCAGAGAGACCACCCCTGCCAGAAGAGGCTGCACATCATCACAGCGAGCAGCAGCAGGCCTTTTACTGGA GCCGCATGCAGCAGAGGTATGGCAGTCTGCCTGGAGAGCTGCACATGTTTGATCTGGACTGCGGCTCGCGCGGCTCTGGGCTGGGATTGTGTTTGTCAGGAAACAGAGATGGAGCCCGTGGTAGAATGAGTGTGCACGTGTCAGAGATCAAAGCAGACGGGGCCGCCGCGGCAGATGGTCGGGTCAGAGTGGGAGATGAACTACTGGAG ataaATGGACAAGTTCTGTATGGACGCAGCCATCAGAATGCAACGGCAATCATCAACAATGCTCCAGATAAAGTCAGGATTCTGCTCACAAG GAATAAAGCTGAACAGAAACAAATGACTACAGGACCGGCAAAGGAG AAGGACAACTGTCCCGCTGTCTCTCCTGCCATGCCCATTAATAAGATCAGAGAAGTCCAACATTTAGCTTTGCCACAG GATGGAAGGATCAGCAGAGAAGATAAACTGAAGTCTCGCTCCTCAGAGAGCCTGAACACTGCTCTTCCTGCTCCGGTCAATGCCACATCCAATCATAAGCCCTCCTGTCATCCTGCCAGTCACATGTCCCCCAGCAACTGTACTCCTCCGTCATCTGGCATTTCATCAGCTAATGAGAGCGTTCGCTCcacggccaatcagagcacttCTTACTTTACCCAGTCTTCTGTGAGCTCTGACCCCCTAACATGTCCCATCATACCTGGCTTTATAAATACCATTGATATCTGCAAAGGAACCACAGGACTCGGACTCAGCATAGTAGGAGGCTGCAATACAGTACTG GGAGCAATAGTGATTCATGAAGTGAATAAGGACGGCGCGGCTCACAGAGATGGTCGCTTGCGGGCAGGAGATCATATACTGGAG GTGAATGGCATTGATCTGAGAATGGCCACTCATGAGGAGGCCTTGAGCGTCCTGCGCTTGAGTCCGCAGCGCGTGAGGCTGTGCATCTACAGAGACCCTGTGACAGAAAACCACTCCACGCACCAGAAGCACACGCCTGAAGACATGTGGGACCTCTTCAGCGTGGAACTGGACCTCAAAACAGGACAGGGACTGGGGATTGGCACGGTGGGGAAAAG GAACGACACTGGAATCTTTGTGTCTGAGATAACAAGGGGAGGGGCTGCAGACGTGGATGGAAGACTGTTGCTAGGTGACCAGATTTTGTCTGTGAATGGAGAGGACATCCGAGCTGCGTCACAGGACTATGCAAGCGCACTACTGCAG agCTGTAGTGGGCCCGTGCTGTTGGAGGTGGCTCGTTTTAAATCATCACACTACTCATATGGAGAGCAG GTGGGTGAGCTGGATGTCCCTCTCCTCTCATCTCTCAGCACAGATGATT CTGTGGATGGAAATGTGGATATCAGAACTGTCACCGTTCAGAAG CATGAATTTGAGTCTGTGGAGTTGAGATCGAGAGGCGCTCGGGAAGATTCAGGGATTTATATCTCCAACCTGGACCCCACCATACCTGCGGCACACGCGGGACTTCTGCAG CTGGGTGCCAGGGTCATCAGCATTAACGGTACATCAGCTGAACGTCTCTCAGTTACGGAGGCAAGCACTCTCCTGAGAAACAGCAGTGGAGCCGTCACACTGCAG cTGATGCCAAATGGATGTGCAGATGGAGCTAAGATCGGTAAAGATCGGTCATCTTTCATTCAATCCTCACCTGGACTCTCAGAAAATTACAATACCCACAATCACCAGAG ttcTCCTCAGTTCCAGACTATCGCTCTTGAACGTGGCTCTGCTGGGCTTGGCTTCAGTATTGTAGGAGGATTCGGCAGTTCCCATGGCGACTTGCCCATCTATGTCAAGAACATATTTCCCAAG GGAGCCGCGGTGGAGGACGGGCGTCTGCGTCGCGGGGATCAGCTGTTGACAGTAAACGGACAGAGTCTGGAGGGGGTCACTCACTCTGAAGCCGTCGAGCTCCTTAGGCAAACCAGCGGGACAGTTACACTACAAGTACTCTCAAAACCACTTTCGAGATGCTGA